In Cydia fagiglandana chromosome 9, ilCydFagi1.1, whole genome shotgun sequence, a single window of DNA contains:
- the LOC134667318 gene encoding D-erythrulose reductase-like, translating into MELTFKGKRILVTGAGQGIGKGIAIELWRAGANIVAVSRTRAHLEKLQGEYPSIDIVELDVADWEKTRTVIDSLGPFDALVNNAAIAICEPFLECSPKDFDKTFDVNVKAALNVSQIVAKKMIENNIQGSIVNISSQASKAALKDHTIYSASKAALDALTRAMALELGPKGIRVNAVNPTVIMTDMAKVGWSDPAKAAEMKSKIPLGRFGEVGEVVNAVVFLLSDRSSMINGVELPIDGGFLAT; encoded by the exons ATGGAATTAACGTTTAAGGGAAAGAGAATTTTAGTAACCGGCGCTGGACAAG GTATTGGAAAGGGTATAGCGATAGAATTATGGCGTGCGGGAGCTAACATAGTTGCAGTATCGCGAACTAGAGCTCACTTGGAGAAGCTGCAAGGAGAATATCCGTCCATTGATATCGTGGAGTTGGACGTCGCAGATTGGGAAAAAACTAGAACTGTTATAGATTCTCTCGGTCCTTTTGATGCTCTGGTTAACAATGCCGCTATTGCTATATGCGAGCCGTTCTTAGAATGCTCCCCAAAGGATTTCGACAA GACATTTGATGTAAATGTGAAAGCTGCGCTCAATGTAAGCCAAATAGTTGCAAAGAAAATGATTGAAAATAATATCCAAGGGAGCATTGTTAATATTTCTTCCCAGGCCTCTAAG GCTGCCCTAAAAGATCATACAATCTACAGTGCCTCAAAAGCTGCTCTAGATGCTCTTACCAGAGCCATGGCCTTGGAACTGGGTCCCAAGGGAATCCGAGTGAACGCAGTCAACCCAACGGTCATCATGACTGACATGGCTAAAGTGGGTTGGTCTGACCCTGCTAAAGCAGCTGAGATGAAATCCAAAATTCCTTTGGGAAG ATTTGGCGAGGTTGGAGAAGTAGTGAATGCAGTAGTGTTTCTCCTAAGCGACAGGTCCAGTATGATAAACGGTGTTGAATTGCCTATTGATGGTGGATTCTTGGCCACATAA
- the LOC134667631 gene encoding L-xylulose reductase-like translates to MDTFKGKRILVTGGSQGIGKGIVIELWRLGANVVTISNQPDEQQKLKSEYPTIETACVDLCDWAATRKAVESLGVFDGLVNNAGVAIIEPFLECTPTSFDRTMSINVRAILNVSQVVAQKMIQHKIKGSIVNISSKASKAALQNHVAYCASKSAVDSMTRVMSLELGPHGIRVNTVNPTAVMSELGRRVWADPDKSRNLLAKIPLGRFGEVEDVVNTVLFLLSSRASMITGVQLPVDGGFLAT, encoded by the exons ATGGATACATTCAAGGGAAAGAGGATTCTTGTGACTGGAGGTTCTCAAG GAATCGGAAAAGGCATTGTCATTGAACTATGGAGACTTGGCGCCAACGTAGTGACAATTTCAAACCAGCCCGACGAACAACAAAAGCTGAAGTCAGAATACCCCACAATTGAAACGGCATGCGTCGATCTATGCGACTGGGCCGCGACAAGGAAAGCCGTGGAGTCGCTCGGCGTGTTCGACGGCTTGGTCAATAATGCTGGTGTCGCTATTATAGAACCGTTTTTAGAATGCACACCAACTAGCTTTGATAG GACGATGTCAATAAATGTTCGGGCCATTCTAAACGTTAGTCAAGTTGTAGCGCAGAAAATGATACAACACAAAATAAAGGGCTCAATAGTTAACATATCGTCGAAGGCTTCAAAG GCAGCCCTACAAAATCACGTCGCCTACTGCGCTTCAAAGAGCGCCGTGGACTCAATGACGCGTGTGATGTCCCTGGAGCTGGGTCCGCACGGGATCCGCGTCAACACCGTCAACCCTACCGCGGTGATGTCCGAGCTGGGGCGCCGCGTGTGGGCCGACCCCGACAAGTCGCGCAACTTGCTCGCTAAGATACCTTTGGGAAG GTTTGGCGAGGTGGAGGACGTCGTGAATACAGTGTTATTCTTGCTCAGCAGCCGAGCTTCTATGATCACCGGCGTTCAGCTGCCGGTGGATGGAGGATTCTTAGCGACGTAA
- the LOC134667314 gene encoding casein kinase I has translation MELRVGNKYRLGRKIGSGSFGDIYLGTNIVTREEVAIKLECIKTRHPQLHIESKFYKLMQGGIGIPAIKWCGSEGDYNVMVMELLGPSLEDLFNFCSRRFSLKTVLLLADQLITRIEDIHYRNFIHRDIKPDNFLMGLGKKGNLVYIIDFGLAKKYKDPRTLQHIPYRENKNLTGTARYASINTHLGIEQSRRDDLESLGYVLMYFNRGSLPWQGLKAATKRQKYERISEKKLSTPFDELCKNHPIEFQLYLKYCRRLRFEERPDYSHLRQLFRTLFHRQGFTYDYVFDWNMLKFGGQRGNYQAAANDRTLRRHEPNQEQETTAGAAGQPSTTVAAISEWR, from the exons ATGGAACTGCGAGTCGGTAACAAATACCGACTGGGTCGTAAGATCGGTTCGGGGTCTTTTGGAGATATATACCTTG GCACCAATATTGTAACTAGAGAAGAGGTAGCTATCAAATTAGAATGCATCAAGACAAGGCATCCACAACTACACATAGAAAGCAAATTTTACAAACTAATGCAAGGAGGAA TTGGTATTCCTGCTATCAAATGGTGTGGATCAGAAGGCGATTACAATGTTATGGTAATGGAGCTGTTGGGCCCATCTTTAGAAGACTTGTTTAACTTCTGCTCTCGCCGCTTCTCCCTCAAGACTGTTCTACTCCTAGCTGATCAGCTGATTACCCGTATTGAAGACATACATTACAGGAATTTCATCCATAG AGATATCAAACCAGATAACTTTTTGATGGGTTTAGGTAAAAAAGGGAATTTAGTGTATATAATAGATTTCGGCTTAGCAAAGAAGTACAAAGACCCGCGCACTTTGCAGCATATTCCATACAGAGAAAACAAGAACTTAACAG GTACCGCAAGGTATGCATCCATCAACACTCACCTGGGCATCGAGCAGTCGCGCCGCGACGACCTGGAGTCGCTGGGCTACGTGCTCATGTACTTCAACCGCGGCAGTCTGCCCTGGCAGGGGCTCAAGGCCGCCACCAAGCGTCAGAAGTATGAGAGAATATCCGAGAAGAAACTGTCCACGCCCTTTGACGAACTATGTAAA AACCACCCGATCGAGTTCCAGCTATATCTGAAGTACTGCCGACGGCTGCGCTTCGAGGAGCGGCCTGACTACAGCCACCTGCGGCAGCTGTTCCGCACGCTGTTCCACCGGCAGGGCTTCACCTACGACTATGTGTTCGACTGGAATATGCTCAAGTTCG GAGGCCAACGCGGCAACTATCAGGCTGCAGCCAATGATCGCACGCTTCGTCGTCATGAACCAAATCAAGAACAAGAAACAA cggcgggcgcggcggggcAGCCGAGCACGACGGTGGCCGCCATCTCCGAGTGGCGGTGA
- the LOC134667319 gene encoding protein dimmed, with product MPQWASAAEGGGSEAESPVQMTCYEDETSEYYENKPDLADMKIEQAGEFYDSGSGSDEVVVRRGCRTRRAAAGSSSSGTSAGSGTGRRRRCGISARERNLRRLESNERERMRMHSLNRAFEDLRRVIPHVKKDNRSLSKIETLTLAKNYVKALTNAICSMRGEVPRYNFDSADENVEPVFVLSRDEQNNNDPTDEPQETESSVRPL from the exons ATGCCCCAATGGGCCAGCGCAGCGGAGGGCGGCGGTTCCGAGGCCGAGTCGCCGGTGCAGATGACGTGTTATGAAGACGAAACCTCCGAGTATTATGAGAACAAACCCGACTTAGCTGACATGAAGATCGAACAAGCTGGTG aATTTTACGACAGCGGAAGCGGCAGCGATGAGGTGGTGGTCCGTCGGGGCTGCCGcacgcggcgggcggcggccgGCTCCTCCTCATCCGGCACTTCAGCTGGCTCCGGCACCGGCCGCCGCCGGCGATGCGGCATCTCCGCCCGGGAACGGAATCTACGCCGGTTGGAGAGCAATGAACGGGAACGCATGCGCATGCATTCACTCAACCGAGCTTTCGAG GACCTGCGGCGGGTAATTCCGCACGTGAAGAAAGACAACAGAAGCCTATCCAAAATAGAAACCTTAACTCTTGCCAAAAATTACGTTAAGGCTCTCACAAACGCCATTTGCTCTATGAGAGGCGAGGTGCCTCGTTACAA TTTCGACAGTGCAGATGAAAACGTAGAGCCAGTTTTCGTGTTGAGCCGCGACGAgcagaacaacaacgacccaacGGACGAACCCCAAGAGACGGAGTCAAGCGTCCGGCCTCTCTGA